The Chitinibacter bivalviorum genomic interval ACCGACGACACCGACGTGAACTACATCGTTGCCACGCGCAAAGGCTTATAAAATGATCAAAGCCGTATTATTTGATCTCGATGGCACACTGGCTGACACCGCACCCGATATGGGCGCGGCGCTCAATCGCCTACTCATCGAGGAAGGCGTTGCGCCCCGTTCGCTCGACGACATTCGCCCCGTCACCAGCCACGGCGCACGCGGCCTACTGGAACTTGGTTTCGGCATCGGACCGACGCACGCGCGGTTTAGCGAATTACGCGAACGTTTTCTTGACCTGTACGCCGAAAAAATCTGCGAAGGCACTACGCTGTTTGACGGCATCAGCGAACTTATCGAAGAAATTAACGCACGCGGCATGGCGTGGGGCATTATCACCAACAAGCCAATGCGCTTCACCGACCCGCTAGTGCAATTACTCCCCCTCCCTATAGCCCCACAGACCTGTGTTTCTGGTGATACGGTAGGTATACCCAAGCCAGATGCCAAACCTATGCTGCATGCAGCCGCCGAGCTGGGCATCGACCCGATTCATTGCCTGTATGTTGGTGACGCCGAGCGCGACATCGAAGCGGGTCGTCGCGTCGGCATGAAAACCGTCCTCGCCAATTACGGCTACATCAGCGACAGCGACGACACCGCTAGCTGGGGCGCGGACTTGAATATCAATCACCCACTCGAATTGCTAGTCCATTTAGGGTAAGCAAGGTATAATCGTCTCTCTTCACTTCGCATGAAGAACTCCGAACATGGGGGTGCCATGGTTTCGACAGGGGTTGCAAAGCGGATGAGGGCATGTCGGGGTCTCAGCTGCCCGTAAAAACAACTGAAAACATATAGTCGCAAACGACGAAACTTACGCTCTAGCTGCTTAAGCTAGACTCTGCACCGCAAGGCCCATCGGGCGGGTCGGGTAAAACCGGCAGCAGAGTCATTTAGATGGGATCGCTTTAAGTCGGGTTACTTGGCTTAGGGTTAAACTAAGGTGACTCGCTCTCTTCAAGCCTGCCCATCGGCGTGATTGAGAGTTAAAACCCAAATGATACGGCTAAACATGTAGAACTCACTGTAGAGTGCTTCTGGACGGGGGTTCAACTCCCCCCACCTCCACCAAACACTTGTTTCACAAAGCTTCAAGAAATCTCAAAACCCGCATAAAGCCTAGCTTTAGCGGGTTTTTTGTTATTCATATTGTTTCAAACAGTTTCACAAAAGCGCATCATTTTCCTGTCCCCTATCCTGTCCCCAGTCTATGCTTTAATAGATTCTCAACAAAAAGGGGACAGATATGTCACTCAACACTGGGGCAGATAATGAAAAACCGAGGAACCTGTTAACCGTTCTTGCCATTAAAAATGCAAAGGTTCCAGAGGGTAAAACTGAAACAACACTTTATGATGGAGATAGGCTCTACTTACTCATTACATCCACGCGCCAGCGTTGGTACTTCCGTTTTGGATTACAGGGAAAAATGTACAAACAATGGCTTGGTGAATACCCAAAAATTAACCTAAAAAAGGCTCGCGAACTACGCAATGCTTCTGCGGCCATGGTACTCGAGGGCAAAGATCCCCGAGTCGTCAAGCAGATCAGCAAGGCCAATGCAAAAGTCAGTACTGACGATACATTTGAAGCAATTAGCCATGAGTGGTTTGCGCGTGCAATGGCGCAAAAATCTAAAAGCCACAGAGACAGAACAATAAATCGCTTGGAAAGCGATATTTTTCCATGGCTAGGCAAGCGCAAAATTTCAACCATTGAGGCACCAGAATTACTTATTTGTCTGCGTCGTATCGAAGAACGTGGCGCTATTGAAACGGCTCACCGTGTTAGATGGTCATGCGGCAAAGTTTTTGCGTATGCCATTGCAACAGGCCGTGCAGTTAACAATCCTGCCGATACCTTAGCAAAAGCAGACGTATTGAAGTCCCCTACTTCTATTCCTTTCCCTACTATCACTGATCCAGTAAAAATCGGCGCTTTATTGCGTGCGATTGATAGCTTAGAGGCAGGCATAACCGTCAAATGCGCCACACAACTTGCGCCACTCGTATTTACTAGAATTGGTGAATTGAGAAAAGCGGAATGGACAGAAATTGATTTTGATCGCCAGCAGTGGCGTATTCCTGCAGAAAAAATGAAGAGCCGCGCGCCTCATATCGTTCCGCTGTCTAAACAAGCAATTGAAATACTCAAGACAATCCATCCTGTAAGCGGACACAGCCAATACGTATTTGAAGGAGGCCGCAGCAATGGCCGCCCAATGAGTGAAGCAGCTATAAATATTGCATTACGGCGTCTTGGCTACACCCAAGAAGAATTTACGGGACATAGTTTCCGCAAAATTGCCTCCACTCAACTGCATGAATCTCACTTATGGCACCACGACGCAATAGAACGTCAATTAGCACATGGTGAAAAAGACAGTGTTTCTGCAACATATAATCATGCTCAACACCTACCAGAACGGACCACGATGATGCAATGGTGGGCAGACTATCTTGATAAACTTAAAGCTGGTGGCGATGTAATAAACTTCCCTGCAAGAGCAGTCTAAATTTTGGCACAATGTTAGGTGACTTGATTCAGGGGTCAAATCACTTCGCATTAGTCCGTTGCATGCTTCAAGGGGCATCGCACAGGTCAGCTCGCGTACCAGGCTGTGTAAAAACGCCAAGACCGACGTGGGTCATTTCGCCTAACCAATTTGAATCACGCGCGTGTGATTTGAAGTAAACGTAAAACTTCATAAATAACACCACTGAAAACAGCAAATAAAAGGCCCTTCAGCCCTTCATTGCCACCAACATTGCTTGATTTCCCATTATGTTCATAACTCGCTTCATGTTATACGCGAGTATATGCAAACTCATCTCTGTACTGACGTGCTTCAAGGTCTTCATTAGGAAGTGCGTTGCCCCCATCCAGGCTTTTAGCGTACCAAAGGGGTGTTCAACGGTCTGCCGTCGAATGCGCATTGCATCTGGTTGCAATTCCAGCCGCTGCTGCGCTTTTTCCAGTACCGCCTCATGCTCCCAGCGACTCACGCGCCGATTATTACTCGGAGTACATTTGGTTTTGAGCGGGCAACGTGGGCAATCAGAACTCCAATACCGGCTCATATAGCGCCCAGCTTCCAGACTCACAAAACGATGAATTAGTCGGCTATTGCCTGGGCAGACATATTCATCGCGAACTGGGTCATAGTGGAATTCATCTTTGCCAAAGCGCCCATCGGCTTTCGCGCCTGAGGTTTGCGGCTTCGGCACCAAAACCATGATGCCCGCCTGTTCGCACGCCAGTATTTCATCACCGTTGTAATAACCCCGGTCAGCGACCACCTCTAGCGTTTCTTGTTCGAGCACTGCTTTGGCTTGTTGGGCCATATTGGCCAGCTGCGCGCGGTCATGCCCTTGATTGATGACTTGATGCGCAATAATTAAATGGTGCTTGGCATCAACAACGGTTTGCACGTTATATCCCACAACACCACTGCCACGGCCGCTGGTCGCCATGGAACGGGCATCTGGGTCGGTGAGTGAAATTTGTTTGTCTGGCGTCTTGGCGAGTTGAGCCTCGACCTCATCCAGGCGGGCCATCTGCGACTTTAGTCGCGCCAACTTGTCCTTCAAGCGAGCGACCTTGGCTTCTGCAATATCGGGCTGTTGCCGGTCTGCAATTTCCATCTCCCGCAGGTAACTTGCAATGTTCGCTTCGATTTGCTCCCGTTGCTTCGCGAGTTTGTTGCTGGTGTAGTTGCGGTCGCGATGATTAACGGCTTTGAACTTGCTGCCATCAATCGCCACAATGGCGTTGCTAAATAAACTGAGTTGTCGACATAGCTGAACAAACTGGCTGCAGACTTTGCAGATAGCAGGTCCATTATCTTTGCGGAAATTGGCGATGGTTTTAAAGTCGGGCATTAAGCGACCGGTGAGCCAAATCAGCTCTAGATTCCGGTGGGCTTCACGTTCCAAGCGACGGCTAGATTGGATTCTGTTGAGGTAACCGTAGATATACAGCTTGAGCATCGTGCTGGGATGGTAGGCTGGGCGGCCAGTGGCTTCTGGCTCAACCCCATCGAAACCGAGTGCCTTTAAATCCAGGTATTCTACAAACTGGTCAACGACCCGGACAGGGTTGTCTGCGCTGACATAATCTTCCAAGCATTCAGGCAACAGCAATGTTTGGGTTCTGCTTTCACCTGCAATGAATCTGGGCATAGAATCATCCTTGGCGGGGAGTTCCAAGAATTATACCGGTCGAGTGTTTATGTGTTTTTACACAGCCTGGTACCAAAACCAATCAGCATAGAACCAACAAACTACTACGAGATGTTGACGAGCAGATACTCTGGCTTTGAAAGTTTATTTGCACATTTGAACAATAAGGATCTCGGTAAACACACCTCACAAGCTGCAAATTAATAACAAACGAAACACTTCAACGGGTAATTTTCAAGCTTGTACTGTCAACAATCTTCGGTATGGAGTGTGAATTGCAGTTCAAATTGGACAGGCAATTAAAACACAATGATGAGCACCTAGAATTAGCGCATTATTAGCCAACCCCTGAAAGAACTTCACCTTCAATTAGTAGAGCCCTGACAATTGGAGATTGCTCAGCGCGCGCACGCGCACGCGCAATTAGGGCACAGCAGCCAGATTTCAACCCTAAATTCAAAATAAATATTTTTTTGTTTTTTTGCTACATAAAATCACTTTCAAAGATGAAAGACATCACCCACTTAACGTTGCGTACTAAGCCATACTATTTATCTAACTTACAAAAACCATAAATACTTAAAAAAATCTTAAAATAGCATGTACACAAATACGATAGCAATCGAGTCTAAGGCAAAGTCAACAGCACCAACAACTTCCTAAAAAATTATTATTTACTCAACAAAAACAGCCTAACCACGGGTAGATACTTAATCTAAAAATAGCAATTTAATAAATAAATCTATTTAAGTTTATTATCGTATTTATTCTATCCAGACAATGCCGATCGGCTCTCGACCAAGGGAACATTCTAGGGCTGGACGGCTGGTTTTTATTTCTTTCGATTTGTTGTACATTTTCCTGAGCAAGCAAGTTTTTGCTAAAAATCCGCACATCAGCTGATGTTGCAACTACACAAGGGAATATACAAATGAACATCAATCCATCAAAAAATGGCCGGATAATGCGTGTGAAAGAAGTAGCGCTGCGTGTTGGGGTTTCAAGATCGACAATTTATCGCATGTTACTCAAGGGAAAATTCCCTCCATCATTTGCTATATCACGGCGCTGTATAGGCTGGAGAGAGTCGGATATCGATGACTTCATCACTAAATTGTCGTTAAAAGATTTGGAATAGTCGATAGCCACCAAAGCCCAGATTTCATTCTGGGCTTTGGTGGCAAATTACTTGGCCGTTTAGACGACACTTAATTTTCGTGCTTGATCTACTCAATACAGAGGCGTATTTGTTAGAAAAAGCCAATTCGCCTGAGAGCAGCTTGCGGAGTAACCGGCGGTAGCCTTAAAGTCAATTGCCCACGTAATTTCCGTAAGGCATTTGGG includes:
- a CDS encoding HAD family hydrolase, which encodes MIKAVLFDLDGTLADTAPDMGAALNRLLIEEGVAPRSLDDIRPVTSHGARGLLELGFGIGPTHARFSELRERFLDLYAEKICEGTTLFDGISELIEEINARGMAWGIITNKPMRFTDPLVQLLPLPIAPQTCVSGDTVGIPKPDAKPMLHAAAELGIDPIHCLYVGDAERDIEAGRRVGMKTVLANYGYISDSDDTASWGADLNINHPLELLVHLG
- a CDS encoding tyrosine-type recombinase/integrase, producing MSLNTGADNEKPRNLLTVLAIKNAKVPEGKTETTLYDGDRLYLLITSTRQRWYFRFGLQGKMYKQWLGEYPKINLKKARELRNASAAMVLEGKDPRVVKQISKANAKVSTDDTFEAISHEWFARAMAQKSKSHRDRTINRLESDIFPWLGKRKISTIEAPELLICLRRIEERGAIETAHRVRWSCGKVFAYAIATGRAVNNPADTLAKADVLKSPTSIPFPTITDPVKIGALLRAIDSLEAGITVKCATQLAPLVFTRIGELRKAEWTEIDFDRQQWRIPAEKMKSRAPHIVPLSKQAIEILKTIHPVSGHSQYVFEGGRSNGRPMSEAAINIALRRLGYTQEEFTGHSFRKIASTQLHESHLWHHDAIERQLAHGEKDSVSATYNHAQHLPERTTMMQWWADYLDKLKAGGDVINFPARAV
- a CDS encoding IS1182 family transposase, giving the protein MPRFIAGESRTQTLLLPECLEDYVSADNPVRVVDQFVEYLDLKALGFDGVEPEATGRPAYHPSTMLKLYIYGYLNRIQSSRRLEREAHRNLELIWLTGRLMPDFKTIANFRKDNGPAICKVCSQFVQLCRQLSLFSNAIVAIDGSKFKAVNHRDRNYTSNKLAKQREQIEANIASYLREMEIADRQQPDIAEAKVARLKDKLARLKSQMARLDEVEAQLAKTPDKQISLTDPDARSMATSGRGSGVVGYNVQTVVDAKHHLIIAHQVINQGHDRAQLANMAQQAKAVLEQETLEVVADRGYYNGDEILACEQAGIMVLVPKPQTSGAKADGRFGKDEFHYDPVRDEYVCPGNSRLIHRFVSLEAGRYMSRYWSSDCPRCPLKTKCTPSNNRRVSRWEHEAVLEKAQQRLELQPDAMRIRRQTVEHPFGTLKAWMGATHFLMKTLKHVSTEMSLHILAYNMKRVMNIMGNQAMLVAMKG
- a CDS encoding helix-turn-helix transcriptional regulator translates to MNINPSKNGRIMRVKEVALRVGVSRSTIYRMLLKGKFPPSFAISRRCIGWRESDIDDFITKLSLKDLE